One genomic region from Rosa rugosa chromosome 1, drRosRugo1.1, whole genome shotgun sequence encodes:
- the LOC133725498 gene encoding uncharacterized protein LOC133725498: MSTTIISDPMGGLSAPESQAAAPKLNPQSEIESAKCDCCGLTEECTPAYIEHVRERNMGHWICGLCSEAIKDEIVRSERLVSTEEAMATHMNFCKKFKASGPPLNPAIHLISAMKQILRRSLDSPRGSNSTPNSPMRMGGRAALTRSGSCFPALTGVE, encoded by the coding sequence ATGTCTACAACTATAATCAGCGACCCAATGGGAGGTCTATCAGCCCCAGAAAGCCAAGCAGCAGCCCCAAAACTCAATCCCCAATCAGAGATTGAGTCTGCAAAGTGTGACTGCTGTGGGCTCACAGAGGAGTGCACCCCCGCCTATATAGAACATGTCCGAGAGAGAAACATGGGCCATTGGATTTGTGGGTTGTGTTCTGAGGCTATAAAAGATGAGATTGTGAGGTCTGAGAGGCTAGTTAGCACTGAAGAAGCCATGGCTACACATATGAACTTTTGCAAGAAATTTAAGGCATCCGGGCCTCCTTTGAACCCTGCTATTCATTTGATATCTGCCATGAAACAGATTCTCCGGCGTAGTTTGGACTCTCCGAGGGGCTCGAATTCAACTCCGAATAGTCCGATGAGGATGGGTGGCCGCGCGGCGCTTACTAGGTCCGGGAGTTGCTTTCCTGCCCTGACCGGAGTggaatga